The stretch of DNA CATGAAAGATTGCAAGGCACAGGATCCAAACGAATAAAGTACACTCACCTAACAAAATAAATCTTCCTAGAAACTTCAAGCTTTAAAATTATTCATCATTCAAATTTATGAGAAATCTTTAGAATAATCTCATGCGCACCATTTATGACAACATATCAGTTAAAAGTAAGAGATTTACACTCACTAGACACTGTATTAATTTGACATCTTGAGCATCAAATAAAGCACTTGCAAATTCATCTCTCTTTGCAAAAATACTTAACGGTATTATGAAACAGCACATCTGTTTAACCATGAAGTTGTTTACAAAAACATAATCTGTTGTATACCCCATAAACAGCTCAAAAGGATTTTTTTATAATAATAACTAATGCCTACTACCATGAATAGTCCATTAACATCGCTTTGCCCGGAACCACCGCAAAATTGCAATTTATGCCCCCGTTTACACAAATTCATCGCTGATTGGCGTATAAAAGAACCGACTTGGCATAACGCACCAGTGCGCCCGTTTTTTCCCTATAAAGGCGCTACTACAACCCGCCTTCTCATTGTCGGTCTTGCTCCTGGATTACGCGGAGCAAATCGAACTGGACGTCCGTTTACTGGTGATTATGCTGGACACTTGCTGTATTCGACTTTAAAAAAGTTTGGTTTTGCACAAGGTACTTTTGGAGAAAAAGCAGATGATAATCTTGAACTGATTGATACAGCAATTGTTAACTCAGTTCGTTGTGTTCCGCCAGAAAATAAACCCACTAGTGCAGAAATTAATACTTGCCGATATTTCTTTTCTCCTCTTTTAACAAATCTTCCCAAACTTAAAGCTGTTATCACCCTCGGCACTATTGCACATCATTCAACACTACGCGCCCTCAATGCAAAAATTCTAGCCCATCCTTTCGGACATGGAGAAATAAATAACATTGGAAGATTACGCATCTTTTCAAGCTATCACTGTTCACGCTATAATACCAACACTGGCCGTTTAACAGATGCTATGTTCCATCAGATTTTCGAAGCAGCAAAAACATATCTAGATCAATGTTAAAATCTTCTAAGAAATATTATAAAAAGATATATAAACGTATCCTGTCAGCCATATTTTTTTAAAAGTCGTGCTTTTTCACGTCCCCAATCACGTTTCTTTTCCGTTTCACGCTTATCATGAAGCTTTTTCCCACGTGCTAGAGCAATTTCCAACTTAGCACGCCCTTTTTCATTAAAATAAAGTTTGAGAGGAACAAGTGTCATTCCTTCACGGGAAGTCGCATTAAAAAAACGTGCCATTTCACGTTTTGAAATTAATAACTTACGCAAACGACGCGGCTCATGATTAAAACGATTGGCTTGCGTATATTCAGGAATATAGCTATTGACTAACCATAATTCTCCATTTTCAAAGCTAGCATAACTCTCAGCGATATTCGCATGATTAGAACGCAAAGACTTTACTTCTGCTCCCTGGAGAACCAGACCAGCCTCAAGATTATCAAGAATTTCATAATTAAAACGGGCTTTACGATTATCAGCAATTATTTTCCGTACTGGCGCGTTCTTTTTTTTGTTCATGGCTCACTATATCATTTTATTTTTTAAGCAGACCAGCATGGCACAGAGCAGCATCAATAATCTTCTTTGTGGTATCCGCTAATGGGACAATCGGTGAACGAACAATATCGTTACAAAGTCCTAATTTTGCAGCAGCATATTTAATACCTGCAGGGCTTGGTTCAATAAATACTGCACGATTGAGAGGCATCAAACGATCATTTAATTCTAGGGCTTTTTTATAATCACCATGTAAACAAGCCGAATGCAGTTCTGCACAGAGTTTTGGGGCAACATTGGATGAAACCGAAATACATCCTACACCTCCATGTGCATTAAAACCTAATGCTGTGCAATCATCACCGGAAAGCTGTACAAAATCTTTTCCACACTTTTCACGTTGTTCACTGACACGCTCAATTTTGCTCGTCGCATCCTTAATACCAATGATGTTTTTAAAATCGTGACAAAGGTCTCTCATCGTTTCCACAGCCATATCGATAATAGAACGACCGGGAATATTATAAATTATAATAGGTATAGAAATAGCTTTCGCAATAGAAGAAAAATGCGAGTATAAACCGGACTGATTGGGTTTGTTATAATAGGGAGTGACAACCAAGACTGCATCTGCGCCTGCCTTTTGTGCATGTTGCGCAAGCTCTACAGCTTCACTTGTGCTATTTGATCCTGCTCCAGCAACAACAGGAACACGCTTAGCAACCTGCTCAACACACAATTCTATAACCCTCTTATGTTCTTCATGACTTAAAGTTGGTGATTCACCCGTCGTCCCAACAGGGCTTACACCGTTAATACCTTGTGCAATCTGCCACTCAATAAAATTGCAAAATACTTTCTCATCAATAGCGCCCTCATCATCAAATGGTGTGATAAGCGCAGTCACAGCTCCCTTGAGCATGATAAACTCCCTGTAATGTTCTCTTTATTTTTTTAACGGCCTCTATAAATTACCAATGATAAAGCATAATCTTGCTCTATCATTGAAGCAAGATGTATTTCACAATAGCTCTCAAAAGATTTAACATGTCTCTCCTTCAATTCCGACACATTTCTTTAAATCATCAGCCTACATTAACCCGTTTTTCACGCTTCTGTTTTAAAAATTCTTGGGTGTTTCCAAAAGAAAGGTTTTAAGGTCTTTTTCTCTATGCATGCATTTCCTGTCTCCTTTTTTGTACAAACCTTTACTGCACTTATACTGGCAACAACAATTTTATTTTCAAGTGCATGGGCACAATCGCCCCTTTTGCATGGGACAGCACCAATCCCTTTGGTTCGCCCTACCTCCTTTGCCATAAAAAAAGAAGCTCAAAAACCTCTTAAACAGCTTCACACGACACCCCACACTCCTCCTCCATCCAGTAATAACTCTACACTTAAACAACTTAAAGCTGGGCTAGATGCACTTTCAAACAACAATATTGCAAAAACAATCAGTCTTCGTAATTCAATGGTAAAAAATAGCCTTGACCGCCATATTTTGACATGGGCAATCGGTATATCAAGCCAAGCAAATATACCAAGCTCTGAAATATTCAATGCAATCAATGAACTAAAAGGGTGGCCAGGCATAACGACTATGCAACGTAATGCTGAACGTGCTTTTATCAATGAAACCAATTCCATACATGTGATCCTCCAAAAATTTTCTCATCATCCCCCTCTCACAGCACAAGGTATGGCTCACTTCGCTAAAGCTCTTATCGCAACTAGACAAACTGTTCGTGCTCGACAAATCATTGCACCGTGGTGGCATAAAGAAAAGCTCAATGCAAAAGAAGAAGAGCTTATTCTGAAAAGTGCAAGTGCTATTTTAAAACCTATTGATCATCTGAAACGCATGCAATTTATGCTTTATACACATCACTTCGATTCAGCTGAACGGGTTGCAAAATTGGCGCATGCTCAATCTCTTTTTAATGCTTTTGTTGCCGTTGAAAAAAATGATCCTAGAGCTATGCAAAAATTACAAGCTGTTGAGCGACCATGGCAAAAAGATCCTCTTTTACAATTTTCCCGAATTCGCTATCTTCGACGAACTGGACAATATAATGCAGCTGCAACACTTATGATGAAAACATCAAGAGATGCATTAAAACTTATGAACCCTCATGCATTGTGGAAAGAGCGACGCGCTCTTTCGCGCGAAATGCTCGATTTAAACGAGCCAAAAATTGCCTATCAACTTGTTGCCACGCACACAGGTATGACATCTTTATTAGCAGTCGATGCTGAATTTCATGCAGGATGGTATGCGCTACGGTTTCTTCATGATCCTCAATTGGCAATGCAGCATTTTTCGCGTATTCCTCAATTATCTTCTGCTCCTCTTTCTGCATCTCGTGGATATTATTGGATGGGGCGAGCAGCAGAAGCTTTAAATGAACATAAAAATGCCCAAAATTATTTTCATCGTGCAGCCCATTTTGGTGCAACTTATTATGGTCAATTAGCAGCTTCACGGCTTAACAAAAAAAAATTTAAAGTCTTCTTTCCAAAACCAACAACCGCTGAGCGACAACGTTTTAACGCACGAGAGGCTATTAAAGCGATTCAACGCCTTGAATCAGCCGGCTATGTTGATTTTGCTAAATTTTTTTATAGAGAACTGGGAGAAAAAATAGAAAGCCCTGGCGAATTAGCCCTTCTGGCTGTTATGGCAGAAAAAAATGGTGACTATTATACCAGCCTTAAAATTGGAAAAACTGCTGTTTTTCAAGGTAAAAATGTTGGTGCCCTTTCCCATCCTATAGGGGCTATACCACCCTCTGCCCATGTTTCTTCCGCAGGACAAGCGCTTGTCTATGCCATTGCTCGGCAAGAAAGTGAATTTAATCCAACAGCTATATCAAAAGCAGGCGCACAAGGCATTCTCCAATTATTGCCTACGACAGCAAAAACACTTGCAAAAAAATATTCAATCACATGGTCACCTAAAAAACTTAGAAGTGATGCCAGTTATAATGCTACATTAGGGGCTTATTTTCTAAGAGAACAATTAGAACGTTTTAACGGATCCTATATATTTACTCTTATTGGTTACAATGCAGGTCCCCGTCGTGTCAATGAATGGATAAAACGCTATGGTGATCCTCGTGGACAATCTCTTGATCAAGTCATCGACTGGATTGAACGCATCCCTTATACAGAGACACGTAATTACGTGATGCGTGTTATGGAAAATTATGGGGTTTATAAAGTAAGACTTACTGGAAAAGCAGACATAAAAGCCGATCTTCTTTCCGGTTAATGGAAGTAATATAACCTAAATCTACCCCAAAGTAGTTCACTCTCATTTCTCAACTCATAAATCGTAACATCGTAGCAATTATAAGCATAAGGTGTATAAAAATTAACCAAAAAAACGTAAAAATCAGCTAAATACTAATGATACTCTGATAATTTTGTTCACCTTTGCTGGAGGAGGAGGAGGAAACGAACCAACACGGTGAAGTGCCGTCATAGCCAATCGGTCAAGTTCCGGATCACCAGCAGAGACCACAACACGGCTAGAAAAAATATTTCCCTGCTTATGTACCCTAAATTCTAATTTCACCGTTCCTTTTGCACGACTAATACGCTGTTCTACAACATATTTTTTTTGCGTTTCTAATTGTGCCTGTACCTTTGCCAACCATTCTACTAATAACGCATCCTCGAGAGCTGCTGTATCGCCGCCCTGACTATTGGTAGACGAACGTACCGCCTTTACAGGGGGCTGCTTTACCATAGCCTTTGACATCAGTATCGATTTTTTATCGGGGGTTTTATGCTCTACCTTTTGAGGAAAAGTTTTTTCCAAAGATTTGAGAACCGTAAAATCATCTTTTTCCATAGTATGCTTTAGCTCTTCCGGCTGAACCTTATCTACTGGTTCTAATATCTCTGACTCCTGCTCTATAAGATCAGGCTGCAACACTTCTGCCTCGGTGCTAACATTCGATAGGTCTGTATCAATATCCGGCAAATCTGTATCAGCATCCGAATATACAGTCTCTTGCACAAAAGTTAGCATAATCGTTGGTGAGCGTATGTCATTACTTACACCAGTAGTATGAAAATAAAACTGTGCTCCTAATGCTATATGCAAAAAGAAAGCGCAAATAAACGCACC from Bartonella taylorii encodes:
- a CDS encoding lytic transglycosylase domain-containing protein — protein: MHAFPVSFFVQTFTALILATTILFSSAWAQSPLLHGTAPIPLVRPTSFAIKKEAQKPLKQLHTTPHTPPPSSNNSTLKQLKAGLDALSNNNIAKTISLRNSMVKNSLDRHILTWAIGISSQANIPSSEIFNAINELKGWPGITTMQRNAERAFINETNSIHVILQKFSHHPPLTAQGMAHFAKALIATRQTVRARQIIAPWWHKEKLNAKEEELILKSASAILKPIDHLKRMQFMLYTHHFDSAERVAKLAHAQSLFNAFVAVEKNDPRAMQKLQAVERPWQKDPLLQFSRIRYLRRTGQYNAAATLMMKTSRDALKLMNPHALWKERRALSREMLDLNEPKIAYQLVATHTGMTSLLAVDAEFHAGWYALRFLHDPQLAMQHFSRIPQLSSAPLSASRGYYWMGRAAEALNEHKNAQNYFHRAAHFGATYYGQLAASRLNKKKFKVFFPKPTTAERQRFNAREAIKAIQRLESAGYVDFAKFFYRELGEKIESPGELALLAVMAEKNGDYYTSLKIGKTAVFQGKNVGALSHPIGAIPPSAHVSSAGQALVYAIARQESEFNPTAISKAGAQGILQLLPTTAKTLAKKYSITWSPKKLRSDASYNATLGAYFLREQLERFNGSYIFTLIGYNAGPRRVNEWIKRYGDPRGQSLDQVIDWIERIPYTETRNYVMRVMENYGVYKVRLTGKADIKADLLSG
- the smpB gene encoding SsrA-binding protein SmpB translates to MNKKKNAPVRKIIADNRKARFNYEILDNLEAGLVLQGAEVKSLRSNHANIAESYASFENGELWLVNSYIPEYTQANRFNHEPRRLRKLLISKREMARFFNATSREGMTLVPLKLYFNEKGRAKLEIALARGKKLHDKRETEKKRDWGREKARLLKKYG
- a CDS encoding energy transducer TonB family protein; amino-acid sequence: MNFASIRRLLILWVGAFICAFFLHIALGAQFYFHTTGVSNDIRSPTIMLTFVQETVYSDADTDLPDIDTDLSNVSTEAEVLQPDLIEQESEILEPVDKVQPEELKHTMEKDDFTVLKSLEKTFPQKVEHKTPDKKSILMSKAMVKQPPVKAVRSSTNSQGGDTAALEDALLVEWLAKVQAQLETQKKYVVEQRISRAKGTVKLEFRVHKQGNIFSSRVVVSAGDPELDRLAMTALHRVGSFPPPPPAKVNKIIRVSLVFS
- a CDS encoding uracil-DNA glycosylase is translated as MNSPLTSLCPEPPQNCNLCPRLHKFIADWRIKEPTWHNAPVRPFFPYKGATTTRLLIVGLAPGLRGANRTGRPFTGDYAGHLLYSTLKKFGFAQGTFGEKADDNLELIDTAIVNSVRCVPPENKPTSAEINTCRYFFSPLLTNLPKLKAVITLGTIAHHSTLRALNAKILAHPFGHGEINNIGRLRIFSSYHCSRYNTNTGRLTDAMFHQIFEAAKTYLDQC
- the dapA gene encoding 4-hydroxy-tetrahydrodipicolinate synthase gives rise to the protein MLKGAVTALITPFDDEGAIDEKVFCNFIEWQIAQGINGVSPVGTTGESPTLSHEEHKRVIELCVEQVAKRVPVVAGAGSNSTSEAVELAQHAQKAGADAVLVVTPYYNKPNQSGLYSHFSSIAKAISIPIIIYNIPGRSIIDMAVETMRDLCHDFKNIIGIKDATSKIERVSEQREKCGKDFVQLSGDDCTALGFNAHGGVGCISVSSNVAPKLCAELHSACLHGDYKKALELNDRLMPLNRAVFIEPSPAGIKYAAAKLGLCNDIVRSPIVPLADTTKKIIDAALCHAGLLKK